DNA sequence from the Cohnella herbarum genome:
ACGGGAGAGCCGACTTCGGCTACGACCTCCTCGGCGTATTTCTCTAATTCCTCGTTGTACGGAATCCAATCCAGTCCTCCGTTCGAATCCGACGCATACCCATCCAGCGACACATGCATGAACAATACGAGTTTTCTCATGTCTGTTTCTCCTTTGTTTTCGAATTTATCTTGTACGATTTTTCGGCAATAGGACCCGTGTTTCGTCCTGCTCTTACATTCACTATAAATCATTACGTAACGTAAGGGACAAGTGGAAATCTGAATTTTCTTGGAAAACAACAATATTGCGCAAATCTTCCGATCTGCCAGGTCGTTATAAATCTCATTCGCTTGCCTAAGTGATACTTTACGCAGGAGTCCAATTTATTTTGCATACTCAGACTGAGGTGACCTGTTTCATCTCTTCGCGCTCGTCTCCTACTCCTTAGTCCAATTCCGCACGGGAAAATAAATCGCGTATCAGGGCATCATCCTCACAAGCAGCCTTAAAACCTAGAGCAAACCTCTCCAGCGCTTCGCCGTCCGTAGAGTAAGCGCAGAACATACTCGCCTTAGGTTCAAATTGGATCTGAGCTGCCAACTCCGGCATGATCTCTTCGATGAAAATAGCGGCTAAAGAACCCCACTCATAGCCGTTTCCTTCAAATCCCTCGTCAGCACGTTCCGCAAAAACCTCATTTTTATAGCTCCCCACGCTCAAAATCAGTGATACCGAGTTCGCGTGAACCACCCATTTGAAGGGTAAAAGAGATTCTGCATCCGGAGATGGCGCATACTTTTGCGTGGATGTGATGACTTTATCAGATGTCCCCTCCTTATTCATCTGGCTTGCAAGACTGGTCTTGGACATCTGCACGAATTTGGATGCTTGCTTATCTGCTGGATTCAGTTGATACGCTATCTCAAACTGTTGCAAAGCTTCCTTATTCTTCTCGAATAGTAGTAAGCATAGCCCAAACGAAAATGCCACAGGGAATCCTCCTTCCCCTGTTCTTGTACGGATAATAGCATGTTAATAGCCTTATCATATTCGTCCATATTGTTATAAGCGCGTGCCAGATGACCCGTCAGTTCATAGTCTATATCGGTGTCGGGCAATGCCACGATCTCATCTATAATCTTTTGATGATCATCGTTTTCAAACCATTTGTTTAATTGTTTCAATCGTTCTTCTTTCACGGACAGTGAACACATAATCTAAATTCATCGACAAGTCCTAAATGGATAAAAGTTGTAATAAGACATGCTCCGCCATATAGCCAGATGTCTTTTCCAGAACTTCACAAGGCCTTAATCAGCAGGTTTATTCTGCGGATTTGAGATGAAACTGTACTTCCATTCCTCTCTTTGAACCAGTGCAAAACCATTTTTGAAATCATTTACAACAGCATACTGTGGGGATATTATTATTTCTCCGTTTTTGTTTATAAATCCCCATTTCCCCTTTAATTCAACAGCAGCAAGTCCTTCACTAAAAGTCTTTAAATCATCATATTTAGGTTTAACAATTACGGTTCCACTCCTGTTTGCAACGCCACATTTTCCAGATTGTTGAATCATGATCAAGCCTTCATACAAGGGCTTAATTTTTTCATATATGGGCTTCAAGATTACTTTTCCGGTTTTATCTACGAGCCCCTGCTTCAAACCGTTCTGAACAATTGCGACTCCGTCTTGAAAATCAAATACGTTATCGTATTGAGGCTTTACGATTACTTTTCCAGTTTTATCAATAAAACCCCATTTTCTCTCTTTATTCATTATTGCGGCCATACCTTCATTGAAAGACTGAGCGTCAGTAAATTGAGGCTTAATGACTTCTTTTCCTTTTTTATCGATAAATCCAATTTTCGAACCCTTACTAAACAAAGCCAATCCATTACTAAAATCAAACGCATAATCATAACGAGTCTTCAGGACCACCTTACCCGTTTTATCAATAAATAAAGGATTTCGATCTCGTTGATCGTTAGCTACCAGAGCCAATCCTTCTGTGAAATAGTTAACCTTAGGACGACCAACACTACCTACACTATTATATTGAGGTTTTATAATCTCTTTTCCCGTTTGGGCGATAAATCCCCATTTCCCATTTTTGTAAACTGCAGCCATTCCGCCAGCAAAAGGTTCAATCGACCCATATTGTGGGGTTACAATTTCTTTTCCGGTTTTATCAATGAATCCCACTTTGTTATTGTTGTACACCTTTGCTATTCCGTTTTTGAAAGAATCAACTCTGTTATATCGAGGTGTTACAATTTCTTTTCCCGTTTTATTAACAAAGCCCCACTTATCGTTCTTTTCCACTGCAGCCATACCTTCGCTAAAATCATCTACCCAATCATATTGCGGTTTTACAATCTCTCTGCCGGTTATGTCTACAAACCCAATTTTCTTCTCTTTTTCGACTCTCGCAAAACCTTCAACGAATGCGGTCGCCCAATCATATTGTGGCTCAACGATAAATTTACCTGACCTATCAATAAAGCCATATTTGGCACCATAAAGATCGTACCAGAGCTTAAGACTCCATTCTCCACCGGTGGCAACCATTGCTACTCCCTCTTCACTAAAGTCACTAGCGTAAGAAAACTCAGGTTCAATAGGATTAGGAATGGATTCATTAGCTACCGCAATTGTTATGTTACTAAACATCATGATCATACACATCAAAGTTAATAGTCTCTTCTTCAAATGGCTCATCTCTTTTTTCAATAGATTTTGTTCAACGACGTTAAATAATTACAATTATCGCATATTCATGAAACCTCGGTCTACTCAAAATGGAATATTGAATTCCTTTTTTTACCATAAGTTCTTATCCTACATTCTAAAAAAGAACTTATATCCCTAAAACAAAAAAGCCGCGATTTACGCGACTCCTTAAGAGAGTATAAACACCTGATAGATACCTCTGTTGATTTTAACCAAATTCGATTGTGGATAAGACTAATCTCCCCGTTAATTATCTTGTACCCGATGTTTTGGTCTGTCGGGAATCGGACAATGTTCTTGTCTTCGACATCTTGGCATTATTGGTATTTATGAGTTATATTGTTTAACGCAACCATACTATCACTTATTTCATAGCGCTTGTTTGCTCTATTACATCAAGCGTGGTCTTCTCACCAGAAACATTATCAGTTATTACCGAAGTCTAGGAGGTTTATAATGAGAATTAACAGAGTGTACGTCTTACCTGCAGCCCTACTATTAATTATTCTTGTATCATCAGTGTTTGCTTATCAATCAAATAATTCCGACATATACAAAGGCGTCTCTGATAATTGGAGAGTTACACTTACAATTAACAATAAAAATCTAAGTACAATTTCATGTGAATATATAGGAAACAGAACAGATGCCATTCATAATTTCGAATACAAACTTTCAGGAGCTTCAAATTACTTTTCGGGTTCTGAACAGAGGAACTGGACATCTGGTTACAGATATGAGACCAATACCAGCAATAATAATCTCGCTCCCAATGGAAACAACGAATTTATTATTACTTTAACACTCGATGGTGAGTCAGAAAAATTGATATTAAAAAAATGATCGCTTTATTCTGTATATGAGCGTAGCAGTTTATCGAGCTTGAAGGTCTGTCCTTTCGTTTTCTCCTTTTTTATCTAACTCCAAGAAGCAATTTTGATTCTATAATCTTCCAAAGCACCCCCTCTTTTGTCCATAATCCGCCGCCTTGTCACGACATTAGATTACACGACGTAGTATAATTCGCATTATTAATCCGAAACCCCTGCTGAAAAAATAATAATTCTAGATGCAAACAAAAACTCTGCCATCGAAATTCTTCTCCTGAATTAGCCAGCATAATCAAAATAGAGCGCCACCCGCTCTTCGATGAGAGGATGGCGCTCTTCATGGTTCGGAAAGCTTAATTCAATGACCGCATAACTGCCCCTTCGAATTCGCGAGCCGTTTCCGCATCGGCCCCTCCGGCGTTAGCGAGATTAATCATGAGCAAGGCGACCAGATTCTCCTTAGGATCTACCCAAAAATGCGTTCCCCATGCCCCGCTCCACCCGAAACTCCCATTCGACAGAGAGGTTCCCGCTGCTGCCCGATCGGTAATGACGCGCATGCTTAGCCCCCATGCTTGCCCTCGCGGGAAACCCTCGATTGTATCCGCCAACTGCGCTGTCCCCATAATGCGCACGGACATCTCGCTTAGAATCCGGTATCCGCCCAATTCCCCTCCGTTTGCCAGCATCTGCGCGAATCGGCAATAGTCATCCAGAGTACCGAACAAACCGGCTGCTCCGGAAAAATATCGAGGATGGAAAAATATTTTCTGGTCCTTAAACTTCACAAGCCCCTGATCCGTACCTTCATACATCGTAACGACTCGCTGCCATTGTTTATCCGTTGGTACAAAAGTGGTGTCTTTCATGCCCAAAGGTTGAAAAAGAAACTGATGCAAGTATTGATCTAACGGTATCCCCGAAGTAATCTCGATCACTCTTCCCAGAATATCGAAGGCGGCGATTGGGCTGTATCCCGTTTGCGATCCCGGTTGAAAATCCAGAGGCACCTTCGCCCACTTAGGAATATGGATGGCCAAAGTATCCCCGAGCCCGGGCATAAGCATCTCTTGGAATCCGATCGGCCCTTGCCCCAATCCGCAGCTATGGGTAAGCAGGTGGTGAATGGTAATCCCTCTGTCGAATTCGGGAATAAACTTGCCGAGCGGGTCGCTTAGCTTAATTTTGCCTTCTTCCACTAGCATCATCGCGGCAACTCCAATAATCGGCTTGGTCATCGAAGCAAGCCGGAAGATCGCGTCCCGTTCTAATAGCTTCCCTGTTTCAACATCGGCGAAGCCCTGCACCTTACAATGTACAATTCGGCCATTCCGCGCAACTAGCGATGCAGCACCCGCCAGCTTCCGATCTTGAATACGCTGCTCAATAAACGTTTGTATCCGACTAAATCGGCTATGATTCATCTTAGAATTTTATCCTTTCTTCTCAGCCAAGATAAGGCCAGTTCAAACCAAATGCGGCAGCTGGCATTCATATGCGCTTCTTCGGCCGCCGAGGTTTCATCTGCCAAGGACAACCCATGAACGCCGCTTTCGAATATATGCAGTTCGTACGGAACCTTATTCTCGGCTAGAGCGAGCGCCCACTTCATAGAGTTGCGAGCATCGACAAGATCATCGTCCGCGGTGTGCCATAGGAAAGTGGGCGGCGTTCGGGAAGTCACGAAATGAACGGGACTTCTAGCCTTCCGTTCTTCCGGCGTTGGATTGGAATGTCCGAAGTGGGCTTGATAGACCAGCTCTCTGAATGGCTCATCTTTCTCCGCTTCCATCGCAAGCGAATGATCAACGAGAGGATAACCGAGAATTAGAGCGTCAGGCCGCAAAAGCCCTCTATCAACATTAAATCTCTCATAAAGGAAATCGTCAGCCCAATGAACACCCAAACACGCGGCCAGATGACCGCCGGCGGAGAAGCCGACGATCGTAATTCGATCTGGATCAACGCGCCACTTCGCGGAGTCACGCCTCACAATAAGTAACGCGAGCGCCAGATCATATAGAGGCTGCGGAAAAACCGAATGAGGATTTCCCGGAGGTCTTTCATTAAGATCGGGTACGTATTCCTTGAAATAAGTCGTATACCTCAATACGAAAACTTGATACCCCTGGGCGGCAAATCGCAAGGCAACCGGCTCCGCCTCCCTGTCGGATGTGCAGAGATATCCGCCGCCCGGACAAACAATGACGGCAGGACGGTTCCGACCTAATTGAAACTCATCGGAGCTATGCAACAGATACGCCTCTAGTCGAACATATTCGTTATGATCATACAGCGGGATCGTAACTGCATTCATCATTCACCATCACCTCCGCATTTCCCAAGGCTCTTTGTCATCCCTTAATCGCTCCCGATGTCAGTCCCTGAACAAAGTATTTCTGCAGGAAAACGAAGAGGAGAACAAGCGGAATCAAGATCATGCAGATCGCCGCCGTCATGAGTCCCCAATTCGTAGCGTATTGACCTTGAAAGTTAAGAAGGCCAACCGTAATCGGAATCCCCTTCTCCGTCGTCAACGTCGAAATTTGAGCCCATAGCAGTTCGCCCCATACGAAGCAAAAATTCAATACGGTACAAGTAGCGATAGCCCCTCCCGATAACGGAAATACGATTCGGAACATCGTATGGAGTTCACTGCTTCCGTCTATTCTCGCGGACTCCAACAGTTCCGACGGAACGGAAAGAAAGAAATTGCGCAAAATGACGATCGTTCCTGGAAGCAACCAGCCTATATAAGCGGACGTGATCGGAACATAGGTAACGCCCAGCAGTTTCAGCTTCGACATCATCATATACAAAGGCAAGACCATGGACTCCGTCGGCAAAATTTGAATGACTAGCAGTAACCCGACGATAGCTCCGCTAAACGGAACATGAAGTCTTGCAAGCGCGTAAGCCGCGAATGTCCCCATAACGGTGACTAATACTAGTGAGACAAGCGCGATTACGACGCTATTGTAGAAGTATTCGCCTAATCGGCCGACCTCGAAAGCTTGCTTATAGTTGTCGAACAACCATTGTTGCGGCAACGCCCAAATATCCGCAAAAAACTCTTCGGAAGTTTTGAATGAGGTAAAAAAGGTAAATAAGAGCGGATAGATATTAACGATCGTAAACGAGACTAGGAATAGACGAATTAGCAGTCCCGAATCTAGTTTTCTAATATTCATATACGCTCCCTCTTGTCAGCTTCTGAGACAAATAGATAATCAATGACACCAACAAAGTCAACATAACCGAGATGGCAGCCGCGTAACCGAATTCGTTATAACGGAAAGCCACATCCAGCATCCGGACGGGCACCGTTCTGGAGAAATCGCCCGGCCCTCCCTTGGTCATAGCCCACACGACATCATAGGTCTTAAAGGAAATAATAAGCATGAGCATAGTGACCAAACTTATCGTCGGCATGATCAGGGGAATAATAATCAGACGAATTTGCTTATAATAGCTCATCCCTTCCAACTTCGCGGCTTCGAACATCGAAGCCGGAAGCGTAACGATCGCGGTATACATCAACATCATCGCGAATCCGGAAAACCTCCAACCGCCTACAACGGCGATCGTCCAGAGTACGATGCCCGGCTCCGACAGCCAAGCATGCTCAAGGCTCTGAAGGCCGATGGCTTGAAAGATTCGGTTCAACAAACCCGTATCCGGGCTCAAAATGAACGAGAAAAGCAAGCCGATCACTACAAATGGCATCATGGCCGGAGCAAAGAAAACGAGCCGATAGAACGCCCCCTCTCTTCGCCCCGTTTTATTAATCAACAATGCGAGCAGCAGTCCCGTCAATACCGCAATCCCCGTCGAGATCACGGCAATGAAAACCGAATAATAAAATCCTTTTAACGTAACCGGATCTTGGAATAGCTCTAAGTAATTATTCCATCCGGCGGCTTTCATGTCGCCCATCCCGTTCCAAGTCGTGAAGGACATCACCGCGTTCCATCCGATCGGAACGAGCATCGTAAATATAATGAATAGCAGAGCCGGTACGAGAAAGGCAATCCCCAGCCATTTGGTTCGAACGTTCAATAACGGCTTTTGCTTGGCCATATTCATTTCGCGCACGCTCATTTCGTCGCTTCTACCCTTAACTTTTCCAATTCGTCCAATGAAGATTTTCCGCTGAAAATATAGTTGGCAGGCATCTTCGTGTTCAGAATATCGCTAATCTTCGGCGACAGATGTATAATCTCCTCGGGTTGAATGTTGGCAATATCTTTGGCATACAGAGCAAAGTTCGGGTCGTCGGATTTGACTCCGTTTATCGTTACCGGCGCTCCGGTGTCCACGCGTTTCTGCAGCACCTCGGCGCTGGTCAAATATTTAACGATTTCAATGGATGCTTCCGGATGGGGGACGTTAGCCGGAATCATATAACCATTTGATCCTCCTAATACATAATTCAATCCCATATTCGGCCAGCTCACGATTTGAATATTTTTCAAGCCCGATTCTTTCACCGATTGAGCGGCAAGGATGTTTACGTTTGCTTTGATCGCTACTTTACCCGCCTTAAAGGCGATGTTAACTTGTTCCAATGTCGTGGACAGAGCGCCTTTGCCCGGATAAACGTATTTGTCGTACAGTTCTTTCGAAGCATCGAACGCTTTCAATACTAGAGGATCTGTAAAAGGGATTTGTCCTGACGCAAACTCGCTCCTCTTAGCCTCGTCCGGCCAAATCGTAATCAGATTATTTCTCGACACCCACGGTCCCCAATCTTTATACAAACCGAGAGGAGTAATTCCCGTTTTCGATTGAATCGTTTCCAGCGCCGCCATAAAATCTTCCCAACTCAGAGGTCCGTCGGGGAACGTGACGCCGGCTTTGTCGGTGATGTCTTTATTCACTTCCAGTATCGGGTAGACCGCCGCGTAAGGAACCGCGTATACTTTCCCCCCATAAGCGCCCGCAGACAACGCATTCCCGACGAAAGTATTTCTCCATTCCGCGCCGTTCTCATCCAGATACGGAGTAAAGTCCAATGCCATATCGGAATCCACGAACGTTTCCATGGCAGCCGGCCAATACATGGCTACGTCGATCGGCTCATTGGCGGCAATCGTCGTTTTCAATGTTTTCTCCGCGCTTGAATCCCAAGGTTTAAACGTAATGTCGTATTTATCCTTAAAGTGCTCGGCAACCATTTCTTCTTCTTTCTTTCCATTTGGATCGTCTACGGGAGCGATCATTAGCGTAAGCTTGATTTTCTCCCCAGGCTCCTGATTATTCGATTGAACGGGCGAAGAAGAGGAATTTTCATTTCCGGCGGACGGACTCCCGTTAGAGCCTGAATCCGAACTGCCGCATGCAGCCAACAACATTGTCATGCAAATGGCCACCGTCAGTAATAGGGCCGCTTTTTTATAAATCGCCATTCTATGACCTCCTGATATATTCATGAAAATAAAAAACCGTATTGGCATCCGTAACGAGCGCGCTTCGTTACAAATCACATTATACGGTCATCTTGCGGTCGCCACTATTTTAAAAAACTACGAAATGTTTAGTTAATCTTCGATTTTTATTCCTTTGTTCCCTCGGCCGGCTTCTTCCTAAGGGCTGTCGGAGGACAGCCTTCCAGCTTCCTGAACACTTGGGTAAAGTATGCGTAATCCGAAAATCCGACCTGTTCGCTAATCTCGTAAATGCGATCGTTCGAATGATAGATCCGATCTTTCGCCTTCGAGATTCTGAGCCGGTTCACGAATTCACGGAACGAAACGCCCATTTCTTTCTTAAAGAGATGGCTAAAATAATTCGGTGTCTTGCCTACGTACTCCGCTACCCTCTCAACGGATATTTCCTGCGCATAGTGTTTTCGAATATAGTCCTCGGCGCGAACGATTATCGCGCTTAAGTTAGCATTCTTGGTCCTTAAAAATTGATCGCAAGCCTCCTTATACACGGAAAGCACGAAATCCCTGTAGTCGCCAACGTCGTGGAAAGACGAACTCTCTTCGAGCCGCTCGGATTTACTCCAAAGAAATTCCGACAGCTCCGCGGACGGTTCGCTTGACGATATTGCGAGCAGTTGAATCAAACTTTTGCAGTATGCGAGCAGACTTCTACGGCTGTATTTCCTCTCAGCGGTTATTTGATCGAAGTCCATACCGATCATTTCGGACAGGCCGTCATACCGGGCGAACTGAATATGAGAGTTGAACTCCTCGTTCTCGAGAAGACCCGCTATTGGCAAATTCTCAAGCTTAGTCGATTCCTCGTAGTCATGGACGGAGCTTTTGGCGGAATACAGCTTCAAAGCGAGCGCTTCATGCGCTTGCGCGAGTAGTACGGGGAATTCGGACGCACTCCCTATCGCGCTTATGCCTGCCGATGCATGAACTCCGTGCGTCGCTGCCATTTCGCGAATCCAAGTCGTAAATCTATTCTTCATATCATGGATAATGTGCCGGTAATAAAGATAAGAGGAGGTTTCCAATTTGAGAAGGGCGATTATTTCTCCCGCTTTCGTCCTGAATGCTAGCGACTTGGCTTCCAAATCTCGATTTTCCAGAAATTCCTGAAGCCTGTCCATGGCCGGATGCCCCTTTTCCAAATCATCGGCAGCCCGGTCCAATTCGAAAC
Encoded proteins:
- a CDS encoding carbohydrate ABC transporter permease, which gives rise to MNIRKLDSGLLIRLFLVSFTIVNIYPLLFTFFTSFKTSEEFFADIWALPQQWLFDNYKQAFEVGRLGEYFYNSVVIALVSLVLVTVMGTFAAYALARLHVPFSGAIVGLLLVIQILPTESMVLPLYMMMSKLKLLGVTYVPITSAYIGWLLPGTIVILRNFFLSVPSELLESARIDGSSELHTMFRIVFPLSGGAIATCTVLNFCFVWGELLWAQISTLTTEKGIPITVGLLNFQGQYATNWGLMTAAICMILIPLVLLFVFLQKYFVQGLTSGAIKG
- a CDS encoding WG repeat-containing protein — its product is MKKRLLTLMCMIMMFSNITIAVANESIPNPIEPEFSYASDFSEEGVAMVATGGEWSLKLWYDLYGAKYGFIDRSGKFIVEPQYDWATAFVEGFARVEKEKKIGFVDITGREIVKPQYDWVDDFSEGMAAVEKNDKWGFVNKTGKEIVTPRYNRVDSFKNGIAKVYNNNKVGFIDKTGKEIVTPQYGSIEPFAGGMAAVYKNGKWGFIAQTGKEIIKPQYNSVGSVGRPKVNYFTEGLALVANDQRDRNPLFIDKTGKVVLKTRYDYAFDFSNGLALFSKGSKIGFIDKKGKEVIKPQFTDAQSFNEGMAAIMNKERKWGFIDKTGKVIVKPQYDNVFDFQDGVAIVQNGLKQGLVDKTGKVILKPIYEKIKPLYEGLIMIQQSGKCGVANRSGTVIVKPKYDDLKTFSEGLAAVELKGKWGFINKNGEIIISPQYAVVNDFKNGFALVQREEWKYSFISNPQNKPAD
- a CDS encoding ABC transporter substrate-binding protein encodes the protein MAIYKKAALLLTVAICMTMLLAACGSSDSGSNGSPSAGNENSSSSPVQSNNQEPGEKIKLTLMIAPVDDPNGKKEEEMVAEHFKDKYDITFKPWDSSAEKTLKTTIAANEPIDVAMYWPAAMETFVDSDMALDFTPYLDENGAEWRNTFVGNALSAGAYGGKVYAVPYAAVYPILEVNKDITDKAGVTFPDGPLSWEDFMAALETIQSKTGITPLGLYKDWGPWVSRNNLITIWPDEAKRSEFASGQIPFTDPLVLKAFDASKELYDKYVYPGKGALSTTLEQVNIAFKAGKVAIKANVNILAAQSVKESGLKNIQIVSWPNMGLNYVLGGSNGYMIPANVPHPEASIEIVKYLTSAEVLQKRVDTGAPVTINGVKSDDPNFALYAKDIANIQPEEIIHLSPKISDILNTKMPANYIFSGKSSLDELEKLRVEATK
- a CDS encoding response regulator transcription factor produces the protein MKLLIADDDRQIREGIKDGIDWFAIGIDEVITASNGLEALDIFAESLPEIVVTDVKMPGMDGLELLKRVKEIRPTTKVVILSGYNDFKYLKKAVQLDAVDYEMKPVRAINLIQLIKKIKEDIIREKVSEETFNKYRESYKDLFLDQLFSGQINDRLIIVEGLMKYYRFDAKGPLVCVSFELDRAADDLEKGHPAMDRLQEFLENRDLEAKSLAFRTKAGEIIALLKLETSSYLYYRHIIHDMKNRFTTWIREMAATHGVHASAGISAIGSASEFPVLLAQAHEALALKLYSAKSSVHDYEESTKLENLPIAGLLENEEFNSHIQFARYDGLSEMIGMDFDQITAERKYSRRSLLAYCKSLIQLLAISSSEPSAELSEFLWSKSERLEESSSFHDVGDYRDFVLSVYKEACDQFLRTKNANLSAIIVRAEDYIRKHYAQEISVERVAEYVGKTPNYFSHLFKKEMGVSFREFVNRLRISKAKDRIYHSNDRIYEISEQVGFSDYAYFTQVFRKLEGCPPTALRKKPAEGTKE
- a CDS encoding immunity 51 family protein — protein: MAFSFGLCLLLFEKNKEALQQFEIAYQLNPADKQASKFVQMSKTSLASQMNKEGTSDKVITSTQKYAPSPDAESLLPFKWVVHANSVSLILSVGSYKNEVFAERADEGFEGNGYEWGSLAAIFIEEIMPELAAQIQFEPKASMFCAYSTDGEALERFALGFKAACEDDALIRDLFSRAELD
- a CDS encoding carbohydrate ABC transporter permease, with the translated sequence MSVREMNMAKQKPLLNVRTKWLGIAFLVPALLFIIFTMLVPIGWNAVMSFTTWNGMGDMKAAGWNNYLELFQDPVTLKGFYYSVFIAVISTGIAVLTGLLLALLINKTGRREGAFYRLVFFAPAMMPFVVIGLLFSFILSPDTGLLNRIFQAIGLQSLEHAWLSEPGIVLWTIAVVGGWRFSGFAMMLMYTAIVTLPASMFEAAKLEGMSYYKQIRLIIIPLIMPTISLVTMLMLIISFKTYDVVWAMTKGGPGDFSRTVPVRMLDVAFRYNEFGYAAAISVMLTLLVSLIIYLSQKLTRGSVYEY
- a CDS encoding alpha/beta hydrolase — translated: MMNAVTIPLYDHNEYVRLEAYLLHSSDEFQLGRNRPAVIVCPGGGYLCTSDREAEPVALRFAAQGYQVFVLRYTTYFKEYVPDLNERPPGNPHSVFPQPLYDLALALLIVRRDSAKWRVDPDRITIVGFSAGGHLAACLGVHWADDFLYERFNVDRGLLRPDALILGYPLVDHSLAMEAEKDEPFRELVYQAHFGHSNPTPEERKARSPVHFVTSRTPPTFLWHTADDDLVDARNSMKWALALAENKVPYELHIFESGVHGLSLADETSAAEEAHMNASCRIWFELALSWLRRKDKILR
- a CDS encoding serine hydrolase domain-containing protein; this encodes MNHSRFSRIQTFIEQRIQDRKLAGAASLVARNGRIVHCKVQGFADVETGKLLERDAIFRLASMTKPIIGVAAMMLVEEGKIKLSDPLGKFIPEFDRGITIHHLLTHSCGLGQGPIGFQEMLMPGLGDTLAIHIPKWAKVPLDFQPGSQTGYSPIAAFDILGRVIEITSGIPLDQYLHQFLFQPLGMKDTTFVPTDKQWQRVVTMYEGTDQGLVKFKDQKIFFHPRYFSGAAGLFGTLDDYCRFAQMLANGGELGGYRILSEMSVRIMGTAQLADTIEGFPRGQAWGLSMRVITDRAAAGTSLSNGSFGWSGAWGTHFWVDPKENLVALLMINLANAGGADAETAREFEGAVMRSLN